The Fluviicola sp. genome contains a region encoding:
- a CDS encoding glycosyltransferase yields MIPAELSQERILFACLDWGSGHVARSVSLLKQLADQGNELVICCSEKQRSIFEVYAIPAIYLPVSGFQFRFKGDGNFTSEMRRNAWSFSRWIKQEQKQTEQLVAKHHISLVLSDHCYGFRSSEVRSVFITHQVSLPPKAGWIAQRIHRKWMNRFSGIWIMDDEQKRLAGTLSNPVPKSNYIGFYSRFQEQEISVIPHKIVGIVSGPEPYSEQFFEWIVEHYGTEDLTLISPKIYSQVPGNIRVITDWKLADAEIASAEMIISRNGYSTLMDMEFLKKKSVLVPTPGQLEQEYLNSLSQLVK; encoded by the coding sequence ATGATCCCGGCCGAATTGTCGCAAGAGCGCATTTTATTTGCCTGCCTCGACTGGGGAAGCGGACATGTGGCCAGATCCGTTTCATTATTGAAACAATTGGCTGATCAGGGAAATGAACTGGTAATTTGTTGTTCTGAAAAGCAGCGAAGCATTTTCGAAGTTTATGCAATTCCCGCAATTTATTTACCTGTTTCCGGTTTTCAATTCCGTTTTAAGGGAGATGGAAATTTTACCTCTGAAATGCGGCGGAATGCCTGGAGTTTTTCCCGCTGGATCAAACAGGAACAAAAACAAACGGAGCAATTGGTTGCCAAGCACCACATTTCCCTTGTTCTTTCGGATCATTGCTATGGATTCCGGTCTTCTGAAGTCCGGTCGGTTTTTATAACGCACCAGGTTTCTCTCCCTCCGAAAGCAGGCTGGATTGCTCAACGCATTCACCGGAAATGGATGAACCGGTTTTCGGGGATCTGGATCATGGATGACGAACAAAAACGGCTTGCCGGAACATTAAGCAATCCCGTTCCGAAATCGAATTACATCGGGTTTTATTCGCGTTTTCAGGAACAGGAAATTTCTGTCATTCCCCATAAGATCGTAGGAATTGTAAGTGGTCCGGAACCATATTCGGAGCAGTTTTTTGAGTGGATCGTTGAGCATTATGGAACGGAAGACCTTACATTGATTTCTCCGAAAATCTATTCGCAAGTCCCTGGAAATATACGGGTGATTACCGACTGGAAACTGGCCGATGCGGAAATTGCTTCAGCAGAGATGATTATTTCCCGGAACGGCTATTCGACCCTGATGGATATGGAGTTTCTGAAGAAGAAATCAGTGCTGGTTCCTACACCCGGTCAATTGGAGCAGGAATACCTCAATTCCTTATCACAACTGGTCAAATAG